The Streptomyces europaeiscabiei genome window below encodes:
- a CDS encoding ROK family protein, producing MQLSESARAVFAVLAASSTATRPQLATGARLSKPTVSTAVAELEAAGLAARSGTLNGGTGRSAAVYDLGLAAGAVLAVDLGPSVTRVRVCALDGTLLAEGTGLRADTVDVVADALAGLSAGAPLRAIVVAVGDVTTQGREGAAVRPATAKAGPIFDALTVALPPGVPVHVENNVNCAALAELHEGAARGRDTFGYLRIGVGIGLGVVIGGQVLRGANGAAGEVARLPYPWDADREPRHEGLEAHIGAGSLLRRAVGAWQGLDDPCPDTVDGLFALADAGHATACAVVGRHAADVGRLAAAATAVLDPGLIVLGGAVGSKPRLLPGVRAELARLSWPTEVVSSALGDSGTVVGASRLAVARGIQTVTGGAAVKH from the coding sequence ATGCAACTGAGCGAGAGCGCCCGCGCTGTCTTCGCCGTACTGGCCGCGTCGAGCACCGCCACTCGCCCCCAACTGGCCACCGGGGCACGGCTTTCCAAGCCGACCGTCTCCACCGCCGTGGCGGAGCTGGAGGCCGCCGGTCTCGCCGCCCGCTCCGGCACCCTCAACGGCGGAACCGGCAGGTCGGCGGCCGTGTACGACCTCGGACTCGCCGCCGGCGCCGTACTCGCCGTCGACCTCGGACCCAGCGTCACCCGGGTCCGGGTCTGCGCCCTGGACGGCACCCTGCTCGCCGAGGGCACCGGCCTGCGGGCGGACACCGTCGACGTGGTCGCGGACGCCCTCGCGGGGCTGTCGGCCGGCGCGCCGCTGCGCGCCATCGTCGTCGCCGTGGGCGATGTCACCACCCAGGGCCGGGAGGGCGCGGCCGTGCGCCCCGCCACCGCCAAGGCGGGCCCCATCTTCGACGCCCTGACCGTGGCGCTCCCGCCCGGAGTGCCCGTCCACGTCGAGAACAACGTGAACTGCGCCGCGCTGGCCGAGCTGCACGAGGGCGCCGCCCGGGGCCGGGACACCTTCGGCTATCTGCGGATCGGCGTCGGCATCGGTCTCGGTGTCGTCATCGGCGGCCAGGTGCTGCGCGGCGCGAACGGCGCCGCCGGTGAGGTGGCCCGGCTGCCCTACCCGTGGGACGCCGACCGGGAACCGCGCCACGAGGGCCTGGAGGCGCACATAGGGGCGGGTTCGCTGCTGCGCCGGGCGGTGGGCGCCTGGCAGGGCCTGGACGACCCGTGCCCCGACACCGTCGACGGGCTGTTCGCGCTGGCCGACGCCGGACACGCCACGGCCTGCGCCGTCGTCGGCCGACACGCCGCCGACGTGGGCAGACTGGCCGCCGCGGCGACCGCGGTCCTGGACCCCGGCCTGATCGTGCTGGGCGGCGCCGTCGGCTCCAAGCCCCGGCTGCTGCCCGGCGTACGGGCCGAACTGGCCCGGCTGAGCTGGCCCACCGAGGTCGTGAGCAGCGCGCTCGGCGACAGCGGCACCGTCGTGGGGGCCAGTCGGCTGGCCGTGGCCCGGGGAATCCAAACCGTGACCGGAGGCGCGGCGGTGAAGCATTGA
- a CDS encoding ABC transporter substrate-binding protein yields MTTVGVRRSSRLGRGGMRRMVPLAAGVSAAALLLSACGGGESDSGGTSKSLTFWISTVPGQDAGWKKMVAQYEKETGVKVKLVNIPYDGYATKLRNSAQANSLPDVAAVPALDPIWSNKLIDLSDIANNKTNKINANFVAKDSSGKVLSIPSDVTASGMFINKSLFEKAGVDYPTSPDKTWTWTEFIKAADKVREKTKAKYSLTFDQSPSRLRAMVYEMGGKYVHADDSGKFSVDAATKKAVNTFVGWNDDKTMPKSVWTSGADPSAMFQSGDVVAYWSGVWQVAAYAESITKFEWASVPTPAQPVQASDVNSGGMTVGFNNNADAAAAAQKFLSWLYEPDHYQALCEASGFLPVESGLSPKYPFKSEAAQAAFKLYNESIPLYDPISGYFSGAQTNWVLKGKSLADDPTKAELGKAINGEQSADKALQNIVDGYNQQVGG; encoded by the coding sequence ATGACCACTGTGGGTGTGCGGCGCTCAAGCCGACTCGGCCGCGGCGGTATGCGCCGCATGGTTCCCCTCGCTGCCGGTGTCTCGGCGGCCGCCCTGCTGCTCTCCGCCTGCGGAGGAGGGGAATCCGACTCGGGCGGTACCTCCAAGTCGCTGACGTTCTGGATCTCCACGGTTCCGGGGCAGGACGCGGGCTGGAAGAAGATGGTGGCGCAGTACGAGAAGGAGACCGGCGTCAAGGTCAAGCTGGTCAACATCCCCTACGACGGCTACGCGACGAAGCTGCGCAACTCCGCGCAGGCGAACTCGCTGCCCGACGTGGCGGCCGTGCCGGCGCTCGACCCGATCTGGTCGAACAAGCTGATCGACCTCAGCGACATCGCCAACAACAAGACGAACAAGATCAACGCCAACTTCGTCGCCAAGGACTCGTCCGGGAAGGTGCTGTCCATCCCCTCGGACGTCACCGCGTCCGGCATGTTCATCAACAAGTCGCTCTTCGAGAAGGCCGGCGTCGACTACCCGACCTCGCCCGACAAGACCTGGACCTGGACCGAGTTCATCAAGGCGGCCGACAAGGTCCGGGAGAAGACCAAGGCCAAGTACTCCCTGACCTTCGACCAGTCGCCGTCCCGGCTGCGCGCCATGGTGTACGAGATGGGCGGGAAGTACGTCCACGCCGACGACTCCGGCAAGTTCTCGGTGGACGCCGCGACCAAGAAGGCCGTGAACACCTTCGTCGGATGGAACGACGACAAGACCATGCCGAAGTCGGTGTGGACCAGCGGCGCCGACCCGTCGGCCATGTTCCAGAGCGGTGACGTCGTCGCCTACTGGTCCGGCGTGTGGCAGGTCGCCGCCTACGCGGAGAGCATCACGAAGTTCGAGTGGGCGAGCGTCCCGACCCCCGCCCAGCCTGTGCAGGCCAGCGACGTCAACAGTGGCGGCATGACGGTCGGCTTCAACAACAACGCCGACGCGGCAGCCGCCGCGCAGAAGTTCCTGTCCTGGCTGTACGAGCCCGACCACTACCAGGCGCTGTGCGAGGCCTCCGGCTTCCTGCCGGTCGAGAGCGGTCTGAGCCCGAAGTACCCCTTCAAGTCCGAGGCGGCGCAGGCGGCGTTCAAGCTCTACAACGAGTCCATCCCGCTCTACGACCCGATCTCCGGCTACTTCAGCGGCGCGCAGACGAACTGGGTGCTGAAGGGCAAGAGCCTCGCCGACGACCCGACCAAGGCGGAGCTCGGCAAGGCGATCAACGGCGAGCAGTCGGCCGACAAGGCCCTGCAGAACATCGTGGACGGCTACAACCAGCAGGTCGGCGGCTGA
- a CDS encoding carbohydrate ABC transporter permease: MTKRAPDASDVSVSPPRRRSKYTLAPLVLISGNVVLFALFFVWPAVIGLVYSFTNYTGVGAFQFVGLDNYQKLLGDSTFYSATTRTLLYTVLFVPLNFVLSLLIANVLVSKHAKGTSVARIFFFIPWLLSPIIVGVLWRWLFGENFGLVNYFIEKVGGSAVPWQSNADLSLLVVVVAAAWAWTGFSMLLFIAAIKNVPTSYYEAAALDGAGPWRQFISITLPSIAPTSFIVILLNTIHAMKEYAVFASLNNGGPGTSNNLLVQYIYQTGFKSGQIGYASAASFVLMLILMAVAIIQMMVNRRVENR; this comes from the coding sequence ATGACAAAACGCGCCCCGGACGCTTCGGACGTGTCCGTGAGCCCGCCCAGGAGACGAAGCAAGTACACCCTCGCCCCGCTCGTCCTCATCTCGGGCAACGTCGTGCTCTTCGCGCTGTTCTTCGTCTGGCCGGCGGTGATCGGGCTCGTCTACTCCTTCACGAACTACACGGGCGTGGGGGCGTTCCAGTTCGTCGGACTGGACAACTACCAGAAGCTGCTCGGGGACTCGACCTTCTACTCCGCGACGACCCGCACGCTGCTGTACACCGTGCTCTTCGTCCCGCTGAACTTCGTGTTGTCGCTGCTCATCGCCAACGTGCTGGTGAGCAAGCACGCCAAGGGCACGTCGGTCGCCCGCATCTTCTTCTTCATCCCGTGGCTGCTGTCGCCCATCATCGTGGGTGTCCTGTGGCGGTGGCTGTTCGGTGAGAACTTCGGACTGGTCAACTACTTCATAGAGAAGGTCGGCGGAAGCGCCGTTCCCTGGCAGTCGAACGCGGACCTGTCACTGCTCGTGGTCGTGGTGGCGGCGGCCTGGGCCTGGACGGGCTTCTCCATGCTGCTGTTCATCGCGGCGATCAAGAACGTACCGACGTCGTACTACGAGGCGGCGGCGCTCGACGGCGCCGGTCCGTGGCGCCAGTTCATCAGCATCACCCTGCCGAGCATCGCTCCCACGTCCTTCATCGTCATCCTGCTCAACACGATCCACGCGATGAAGGAGTACGCGGTGTTCGCCTCCCTCAACAACGGTGGACCCGGAACGTCGAACAACCTGCTTGTCCAGTACATCTACCAGACGGGGTTCAAGTCGGGCCAGATCGGCTACGCGAGCGCCGCGTCGTTCGTGCTCATGCTCATCCTGATGGCCGTCGCGATCATTCAGATGATGGTCAACCGGCGGGTGGAGAACCGATGA
- a CDS encoding carbohydrate ABC transporter permease, with amino-acid sequence MTTTDMPRKVDADSVRAVSKKRPRGSATGGLRRAIAPTTLLWVLAALYGIPVLWFVLSSFKPAGDLFSLPLTVFPDDPTVSGYKEAWASANFSGYFINTIIVCLIATILTVGVSCCTGYALAKYDNKWLKAFFLCILATTMLPAEVMLAPLFLVVRDLGFYNSLSGIILPALLTATGCFMFRQFFLTVPDELIEAARIDGAKELSIFLRIMVPLSRPIMLTLAILSFQWRWNDYIWPLLMLNDPEKFTVQIGIQSLVGAQNINWSVLLGGSVISMVPLIVVFLVFQKYVMNADINAGLKD; translated from the coding sequence ATGACAACCACAGACATGCCGCGCAAGGTCGACGCCGACTCCGTACGCGCCGTCTCCAAGAAGAGGCCCCGTGGCTCGGCAACCGGAGGGCTTCGGCGCGCGATCGCCCCGACCACTCTGCTGTGGGTCCTGGCGGCCCTCTACGGGATTCCGGTGCTGTGGTTCGTCCTCAGCTCCTTCAAGCCGGCGGGAGACCTGTTCTCCCTTCCGCTGACGGTGTTCCCGGACGACCCCACCGTGTCGGGTTACAAGGAAGCGTGGGCGAGCGCCAACTTCTCCGGGTACTTCATCAACACGATCATCGTGTGTCTGATCGCGACGATCCTCACGGTGGGTGTCAGCTGCTGCACCGGGTACGCGCTGGCCAAGTACGACAACAAGTGGCTCAAGGCCTTCTTCCTCTGCATCCTGGCCACCACGATGCTGCCGGCCGAGGTCATGCTCGCCCCGCTGTTCCTGGTGGTCCGCGACCTAGGCTTCTACAACTCGCTCTCCGGCATCATCCTCCCGGCCCTGCTCACCGCGACCGGCTGCTTCATGTTCCGCCAGTTCTTCCTGACGGTCCCCGACGAACTCATCGAGGCCGCCCGCATCGACGGCGCGAAAGAGCTCTCGATCTTCCTGCGGATCATGGTGCCGCTCTCTCGGCCCATCATGCTGACGCTCGCCATCCTGTCGTTCCAGTGGCGCTGGAACGACTACATCTGGCCGCTGCTGATGCTGAACGACCCCGAGAAGTTCACCGTGCAGATCGGCATCCAGAGCCTCGTCGGCGCGCAGAACATCAACTGGTCGGTGCTGCTCGGCGGATCGGTCATCTCCATGGTCCCGCTGATCGTCGTCTTCCTGGTGTTCCAGAAGTACGTCATGAACGCCGACATCAACGCCGGACTGAAGGACTGA
- a CDS encoding nucleoside/nucleotide kinase family protein, translated as MPVTFDDLLHRAASLARPGRRALLGVAGSPGAGKTTLAERLTRGLNGDGEPWVAHVPMDGFHLADVELDRLGRRDRKGAPDTFDGAGYAALLERLRGDEDDVVYAPGFERTLEQPIAGSIPVPATARLVVTEGNYLLLDHEPWTRVRSHLDEVWFCDLDEAERVRRLVARHEEFGKGHEEAVAWVLGTDQRNAGLVAASRRRADLVVPASAMPTVQAWT; from the coding sequence ATGCCTGTGACCTTCGACGACCTGCTGCATCGGGCCGCCTCCCTCGCCCGCCCCGGCCGCCGGGCCCTTCTCGGTGTCGCCGGGAGCCCCGGTGCGGGGAAGACCACCCTGGCCGAGCGGTTGACCCGGGGCCTCAACGGCGACGGCGAGCCCTGGGTGGCCCATGTCCCCATGGACGGCTTCCACCTCGCCGACGTGGAACTCGACCGCCTCGGCCGCCGGGACAGGAAGGGCGCGCCGGACACGTTCGACGGCGCGGGCTACGCGGCCCTGCTGGAGAGGCTGCGCGGCGACGAGGACGACGTCGTGTACGCACCGGGATTCGAACGCACTCTGGAACAGCCCATCGCCGGCTCGATCCCGGTCCCGGCCACCGCCCGTCTGGTCGTCACGGAGGGGAACTACCTCCTCCTGGACCACGAGCCCTGGACCCGCGTCCGCTCCCACCTCGACGAGGTCTGGTTCTGCGACCTCGACGAGGCCGAGCGGGTACGCCGCCTCGTCGCCCGCCACGAGGAGTTCGGCAAGGGGCACGAAGAGGCGGTCGCCTGGGTCCTCGGCACGGACCAGCGCAACGCCGGCCTGGTGGCGGCGAGCAGACGTCGCGCGGACCTGGTGGTGCCGGCGTCGGCGATGCCGACGGTTCAGGCGTGGACATGA
- a CDS encoding ANTAR domain-containing protein has translation MRERSWSEPHGEGEAVREELTRLRAEVRQLRNRTEGRPLVAQAQGMLRERYALPDAETAFALLQRASQQYNVKLRTLAEAAVSVPRPDGPSALWFPGRARHAMPTLSFEEARNLRVGRGNRSEVLTAVLSQALSVVGTDMGNVQIVDRAEGGLRIERHTGHTEDFVDFFAYVGEEGTSCAKAARDVAQVTVQDVATDPVFSEDARAAILHAGSRACHSVPLTSSSGRCVGMVSAHLERPLRGLTRAQLKALTVVGAEAGEWLSWYDRTVVLDALEHLHTLGRAHGGGSISRR, from the coding sequence ATGAGAGAGAGGTCCTGGTCGGAGCCCCACGGCGAGGGCGAGGCGGTGCGGGAGGAACTGACACGGCTGCGCGCGGAGGTACGGCAGTTGCGCAACCGGACGGAGGGCCGGCCGCTGGTCGCCCAGGCCCAGGGCATGCTGCGGGAGCGCTATGCCCTGCCGGACGCCGAGACCGCGTTCGCGCTGCTCCAGCGGGCCTCGCAGCAGTACAACGTCAAGCTGCGCACCCTGGCCGAGGCGGCGGTGAGCGTGCCGCGTCCGGACGGCCCGAGCGCCCTGTGGTTTCCCGGCCGGGCGCGGCACGCGATGCCGACGCTCAGCTTCGAGGAGGCACGCAACCTCCGTGTCGGACGCGGCAACCGGAGCGAGGTCCTGACCGCCGTGCTCAGCCAGGCCCTCTCCGTCGTCGGCACCGACATGGGCAACGTACAGATCGTCGACCGGGCCGAAGGCGGACTGCGCATCGAGCGACACACGGGACACACGGAGGACTTCGTCGACTTCTTCGCGTACGTCGGCGAGGAGGGTACGTCCTGCGCCAAGGCCGCGCGGGACGTCGCCCAGGTGACCGTCCAGGACGTGGCGACGGACCCGGTGTTCAGCGAGGACGCCCGGGCGGCGATCCTGCACGCGGGCAGCCGCGCCTGCCACAGCGTGCCGCTGACCAGCTCCTCCGGGCGGTGCGTCGGCATGGTGTCGGCCCATCTCGAACGCCCGCTGCGGGGTCTGACACGCGCCCAGCTCAAGGCGTTGACCGTCGTGGGCGCCGAAGCCGGCGAGTGGCTGTCCTGGTACGACCGGACCGTCGTGCTCGACGCCCTGGAACACCTCCACACCCTCGGCCGGGCCCACGGCGGCGGCAGCATCAGCCGCCGATGA
- a CDS encoding serine hydrolase domain-containing protein — translation MVSRTVGTGVATLGAVVLSLMTVPAHAAPQAGPDTTGLRKLLRTALSQGAPGAFARIDDSGTVHHLAEGVADRSTKRALGTGDRIRVGSVTKTFTAVVLLQLVDEGKIKLDTSVDTYLPGLLPDKRITVRHVLSHRSGLYDYANTLFSPSVSGFEKVRNKVYTYRQLMDLSLAEPLTNKPGAVYSYSNANFVVAGMLIEKVTKKPVATAYQNRVIKPLKLDDTFYVHPKNTIPGKYSRGYMTADSAGRKIDSTQQTTSWAQSAGALVSSAKDLNKFMSALVQGKLTSAAQLKQMLKWTPVNSTQAYGLGLRRRDLSCGVSVYGHTGTVQGYYTWAFTSKSGKRSVTSFANTSNNGTVYATVNRTLESTFCG, via the coding sequence ATGGTTTCGAGAACGGTGGGCACGGGCGTGGCCACGCTGGGCGCGGTCGTGTTGTCCCTCATGACGGTGCCCGCCCACGCGGCCCCGCAGGCGGGGCCCGACACGACCGGACTGCGAAAACTGCTGCGCACGGCGCTGTCGCAGGGAGCTCCGGGCGCGTTCGCGAGGATCGACGACAGCGGCACGGTGCATCATCTGGCGGAAGGTGTCGCGGACCGGTCCACCAAGCGGGCCCTCGGCACCGGGGACCGTATCCGCGTCGGCAGCGTCACCAAGACGTTCACGGCGGTGGTCCTGCTGCAGCTGGTCGACGAGGGAAAGATCAAGCTCGACACCTCTGTCGACACCTATCTGCCGGGGCTGCTGCCCGACAAGCGGATCACCGTGCGCCATGTGCTCAGCCACCGCAGCGGGCTGTACGACTACGCCAACACCCTCTTCTCCCCCAGCGTGTCGGGCTTCGAGAAGGTGCGGAACAAGGTCTACACCTACCGTCAGTTGATGGACCTGTCGCTGGCCGAGCCGCTCACCAACAAGCCGGGCGCGGTCTACTCGTACTCGAACGCCAACTTCGTGGTCGCGGGCATGCTCATCGAGAAGGTCACCAAGAAGCCGGTGGCCACCGCGTACCAGAACCGCGTCATCAAGCCGCTGAAGCTCGACGACACGTTCTACGTCCACCCGAAGAACACGATCCCCGGCAAGTACTCCCGTGGCTACATGACCGCCGACTCCGCCGGACGGAAGATCGACTCGACGCAGCAGACGACGTCGTGGGCGCAGAGCGCGGGTGCCCTGGTGTCCAGTGCCAAGGACCTGAACAAGTTCATGTCCGCGCTGGTGCAGGGGAAGCTCACCTCGGCCGCCCAGCTGAAGCAGATGCTGAAGTGGACGCCGGTGAACAGCACCCAGGCGTACGGGCTGGGGCTGCGCCGGCGTGATCTGTCGTGCGGGGTCTCGGTGTACGGGCACACGGGAACGGTGCAGGGCTACTACACCTGGGCGTTCACCTCGAAGAGCGGCAAGCGCAGTGTGACGTCGTTCGCCAACACGTCCAACAACGGCACGGTGTACGCGACCGTGAACCGCACGCTGGAGTCCACGTTCTGCGGCTGA
- a CDS encoding CAP domain-containing protein produces MSELVSGGNLPLPGGTLTIRVPGPFDVSALVTDDTGRVRGDADFVFYNQPTAPGARLRGETLTVDPSALRPGATRLTVAISPAVPDTPLGHLPAPTLLVTGPDGRTIARFTPPRPERETVLLLAELYRKGPGWKLRALGQGYADGLAGVARDFGVDVLEDAPTHAPAPGSRSASAPRTGRGAVTCAAPPRGYDQPAPVRTVRTTPSTPTPDGFLGLVNSTRAAAGSPPVSLNARLSAAARAHATAMAAQGRLASEGEDGVSVYQRVTATGYTYLTIGEHLVSGPRTPAEFVDYCLSTEQARRTLNERAYSETGLAHITDPRSGTEFWTALWAGPLSPAGLRQTAAEVVTLTNAERAAAGLPPLSCDPLLTNAAQAHSTDMVARAFYAHTSPDGGEPWHRAAAAGSTRRSIGENIACGQRSAAEVVRGWMDSPGHRANILKPDFTHIGVGFAGGGAAGTYWTQLFGG; encoded by the coding sequence ATGAGCGAGCTGGTATCCGGGGGCAATCTCCCCCTGCCGGGCGGCACCCTGACGATCAGGGTGCCGGGCCCCTTCGACGTGTCGGCCCTCGTCACCGACGACACGGGCAGGGTCCGGGGCGACGCCGACTTCGTCTTCTACAACCAGCCGACGGCACCGGGCGCCCGCCTGAGGGGCGAGACACTGACGGTGGACCCGTCCGCCCTGCGCCCCGGCGCGACCCGCCTCACCGTCGCCATCAGCCCGGCCGTCCCGGACACGCCGTTGGGCCACCTGCCCGCCCCGACGTTGCTCGTCACAGGCCCCGACGGCCGCACGATCGCCCGCTTCACCCCACCGAGGCCCGAGCGCGAGACCGTACTGCTGTTGGCGGAGCTGTACCGCAAGGGGCCCGGCTGGAAGCTACGAGCACTGGGGCAGGGCTACGCGGACGGGTTGGCCGGGGTCGCGAGGGACTTCGGTGTGGATGTGCTGGAGGACGCGCCCACGCATGCGCCCGCACCGGGATCCCGGTCGGCATCAGCGCCCCGAACGGGGCGCGGGGCCGTGACCTGTGCGGCTCCGCCGCGTGGGTACGACCAGCCCGCACCGGTCCGCACGGTACGCACAACCCCGTCGACACCCACCCCCGACGGCTTCCTCGGCCTGGTCAACTCCACCCGCGCCGCCGCGGGTTCCCCACCGGTCTCTCTCAATGCCCGACTGTCCGCCGCGGCCCGGGCCCACGCCACCGCGATGGCCGCCCAGGGCCGACTCGCCTCGGAGGGCGAGGACGGCGTCTCCGTCTACCAACGCGTCACCGCCACCGGCTACACCTACCTGACCATCGGCGAACACCTGGTCTCCGGCCCCCGCACCCCCGCCGAGTTCGTGGACTACTGCCTCTCCACCGAACAGGCCAGGCGGACTCTCAACGAACGGGCGTACAGCGAGACGGGCCTGGCACACATCACCGATCCCCGCTCGGGAACCGAGTTCTGGACGGCGCTCTGGGCCGGCCCCCTCTCCCCCGCCGGCCTCCGGCAGACCGCCGCCGAAGTCGTCACCCTCACCAACGCCGAACGAGCCGCCGCCGGCCTCCCCCCGCTCTCCTGCGACCCCCTCCTCACGAACGCCGCCCAGGCGCACAGCACCGACATGGTGGCGCGGGCCTTCTACGCGCACACCTCCCCCGACGGCGGCGAACCCTGGCACCGCGCGGCGGCGGCCGGCTCCACCCGGCGGTCCATCGGGGAGAACATCGCGTGCGGCCAGCGTTCAGCCGCCGAGGTCGTGCGCGGCTGGATGGACAGCCCCGGGCACCGGGCGAACATCCTCAAACCGGACTTCACCCATATAGGTGTCGGCTTCGCCGGCGGGGGCGCGGCCGGCACGTACTGGACCCAGCTCTTCGGCGGCTGA
- a CDS encoding YkvA family protein codes for MDSWTWAVIAAIALIAAAVLAVAVWLLLRLVRTRRELHRAGLPTGPKWVFWGAVLYLVLPTDLVPDPVYLDDIGVLLLALRTMRSGRQDALATERQEGTGTALRG; via the coding sequence ATGGATTCCTGGACATGGGCTGTGATCGCCGCGATCGCGCTGATCGCGGCCGCCGTCCTAGCAGTGGCCGTCTGGCTGCTCCTGCGGCTGGTACGCACCCGACGCGAACTGCACCGGGCCGGGCTCCCCACCGGCCCCAAGTGGGTCTTCTGGGGCGCCGTCCTCTATCTCGTCCTCCCTACCGACCTCGTGCCGGACCCGGTCTACCTGGACGACATCGGTGTCCTCCTCCTGGCCCTGAGGACGATGCGCTCCGGCCGTCAGGACGCCCTGGCCACCGAGCGGCAGGAAGGCACGGGAACCGCCCTGCGGGGGTGA